The genomic interval GGGTCCTCCACGATGAAGTGCTGGATGCCTGGGACCAGCGACTCGCGCAGCTCACCTCTGCGCAGCTCGATGCGGTCCCCGTGCTCCTCCCCCGGGGATGAGGACACCTGCCTCATGCCGTCCTGCGCCTGACTCCAGAACACCAGGCCCAGCCCTCCTCCCAGGAAGAGGAGCAGCAGCGCCACGACCCCCAGCACCTTCCAGTCGCGTGTCACGTGGGGACGCGAGAGCGCCTGGAGCAACGCCTCCATGGAGGTGAAGCGCGACGCGGGCAGGTGCGACAGTCCTCGGGACAACGCACGCAGCACATGCTCCGGGGGACGGCCCGTGCTCGGACGCAGGCGCGGCGTCTGGGATGGGGACGGAGGCGTCGCCGCGGGGGGCACGGCCACCCGCTGCTGCGCGGGGCGCTCGCCGTGCAGGGCTTCATACAGCGAGACACAGAAGCTGTACTGGTCGCTCCGTTCGTCCACGCGATGGCCCCGGCGCTGCTCGGGAGACATGTACGCGGGCGTGCCCAGCATGGTGCCCGCCCGCGTGAGAATCAGCTCGGTCTCATCCAGAGGAGTGGCCTCGGTCCGCCACCGCCGCACGAGCCCGAAGTCGGTGACTCGCACGCGCCCGTCCTTGCCCACCAGGACGTTCGCCGGCTTGAAGTCCCGGTGCACCAGCCCCTGGCGATGCGCCGCCGCCAGCCCCGCGCCCGCCGCGAGGAATTTCTCCAGCACCTCTCTCCAGGAGCGCTCCTTCTCTCGCAGCCACCCCGCGAGGGTCGTCCCCTCCACCCACTCCATCGCCAGATAGTCGCGGCCCTCGGCGGAGCCCAGCTCGAAGACAGGCAACACATTGGGATGAGACACCCTCGCCATCGCTTGCGCCTCGCGCAGCAGCCGGCCCCGGCGCTCCTCCTCCACGCCCTTGCGAGCGGGGCGAAGCAGCTTCAACGCCACCTTGCGTCCCAGCCGCGTGTCGTCCGCCGCGTACACCACGCCCATTCCCCCCAGGCCCAGCATCTCTCCCAGCACGTAGGGGCCCAGCCGCGTCCCCTTCGGAAAGGCCAGGGCCGAGATGCCAAGCTCCTGTGCCGGGGGCGGCATGGTGAGCCGGCGCGTGGTGGCGTCCGCGTCATCCGATTCCGGCATCGTGCGCTCCGCCTCCACGAGCGCACGGCAGCTCTCGCAGGTGTCCAGATGCGCCGCCAGCCCCACCGCCTTCGCCGAGGGCAACGCCCCGTGGGCGAGGCTGATGAGTTCCTTCTTGTCTGGGCAGGGTGCTGGCACGAGGGGACGCTGCGGATTCATGTGATGTCTTGCATCATCGCAGCCTCATCCCCGGGGAGAAAGGAGGAGACTCGAGAGGTTCCGCTTGTTCTTTATTCACGGTGACAACTGCTTCACTTCCCCGAAACAGAGATGGTGTAGAGGCGCCTCTCACCCTGCCGGGTCCACACCAGCAGTTGGGATGCCCCCGACTCGAGCGGGGTGAGCAACAATCCATTCTCCACCACCTGAATATTCACCAGCCCCTGCTGGCCGATGGCGATGCGCGACATGCCGGAGAGCTCCAGCGTGCGCGGCTCCCCCATCACCAGTGGGAAGAAGATGTTGCCTCCCACCTTCCTCGCGGCTTCGACCTCCTGGAGGAAGGCTCGGTTCTCTTCCGTGTGCATGGGGGCCGACTCGTCCCCTCCCCACGTCCACGTGGCCAGCACCAGCAATCCCCCCAGGGACACCGCCCCCAATCCCAACCACCACGGCCTCCTGGACGGCGGGGCAGTGAGGGCCTGGAGCAAGGCCTCCATCGAGGGATGGCGCGCTCGAGGCTCGGTCTCGAGACCTCGGGACAGCGCGGCCTGGACGTGCCTGGGGAGCTTGGATGACTTCTTCGCGTGCGCCGCCCCCGAGGGACGTGCTCCGTGGAGTGCTTCGTGGAGCGCGACGCAGAAGCTGAACTGGTCGCTGCGGGCGTCCACGGGGAGACCCCAGCGCTGCTCGGGCGACATGTACGCGGGAGTCCCCGGCGCGG from Myxococcus stipitatus carries:
- a CDS encoding protein kinase domain-containing protein; translation: MNPQRPLVPAPCPDKKELISLAHGALPSAKAVGLAAHLDTCESCRALVEAERTMPESDDADATTRRLTMPPPAQELGISALAFPKGTRLGPYVLGEMLGLGGMGVVYAADDTRLGRKVALKLLRPARKGVEEERRGRLLREAQAMARVSHPNVLPVFELGSAEGRDYLAMEWVEGTTLAGWLREKERSWREVLEKFLAAGAGLAAAHRQGLVHRDFKPANVLVGKDGRVRVTDFGLVRRWRTEATPLDETELILTRAGTMLGTPAYMSPEQRRGHRVDERSDQYSFCVSLYEALHGERPAQQRVAVPPAATPPSPSQTPRLRPSTGRPPEHVLRALSRGLSHLPASRFTSMEALLQALSRPHVTRDWKVLGVVALLLLFLGGGLGLVFWSQAQDGMRQVSSSPGEEHGDRIELRRGELRESLVPGIQHFIVEDPRLVEVEVSPGRLQLKALEPGVTRMTLSLSDGTERVYTLSVE